The following are encoded in a window of Haloarcula halophila genomic DNA:
- a CDS encoding 30S ribosomal protein S7 encodes MSTEDSPEPDAPGADDETARAKLFDEWEVTDIEYSDPSTERYITVTPIAHTMGRHTDKQFKKSEISIVERLINRLMQTDENTGKKQLATSIVRDAFDIVHERTEENPVQVLVSAVEHSAPREETVRLKYGGISVPKAVDVAPQRRVDQALKFIAEGVYGSSFKTTTDASEALAQQLIGAANNDVQAYAVNQKEEKERVAAAAR; translated from the coding sequence ATGAGTACAGAGGATTCCCCCGAGCCGGACGCACCCGGCGCCGACGACGAGACTGCTCGCGCGAAGCTATTCGACGAGTGGGAGGTCACCGACATCGAATACTCCGATCCGTCGACCGAGCGCTACATCACTGTCACGCCCATCGCTCACACGATGGGTCGTCACACCGACAAGCAGTTCAAGAAAAGCGAGATCAGCATCGTCGAACGGCTGATCAACCGTCTGATGCAGACCGACGAGAACACGGGCAAAAAGCAGCTCGCGACCTCGATCGTTCGGGACGCGTTCGATATCGTCCACGAGCGCACCGAAGAGAACCCCGTCCAGGTGCTCGTCAGTGCCGTCGAGCACAGCGCCCCGCGTGAGGAGACTGTCCGCCTGAAGTACGGTGGCATCTCCGTCCCGAAGGCCGTCGACGTCGCTCCCCAGCGCCGCGTCGACCAGGCGCTGAAGTTCATCGCCGAAGGCGTCTACGGCAGTTCGTTCAAGACGACGACCGACGCGTCCGAGGCCCTGGCCCAGCAGCTGATCGGCGCTGCGAACAACGACGTCCAGGCCTACGCCGTCAACCAGAAAGAAGAGAAAGAGCGCGTCGCCGCCGCCGCGCGGTAA